The genomic interval TTACTTAGGATTTTCAACTGTCCAGGTGTTTtgtaaatcccttttttttttaaattcaacaacagcaagaacatgattttccatttttattttttatttttttttttttttaccattattaGTCAGTAAGTGTTATAATCAGAGATGTTTGTGAAAACCAGGGCCCATACATCTGTaccgatgtttgaaataacaatttagccATTCCGATTATTAATCAATAATAAATCCGAATAATTCACGACCAGTTAATCCAGTGCTAGAAATGATGACAACAAGTACACTggatatgtttttgtttcaaaacaGAGACGTTGATCGCTGTTTGCTGGCTATACTGTATCAGATGAAGATAAGGATGCAGAAAATTAATTAGAAAGTATTTTGTTGATCCATTCATGTCAGTCATTTTtagcaacaaaaacatgcaggcTCGCTCTTTTCTGacagtgaaatgttttctttgttgttgataGAATAAGTCTACTTTTTGTAGTGATGGTTGGTTAAACAAAATACTTATTGATGCAACATTAAACTGGTTGTGATGGCCATTGTCCATTTTTCCTCTGACATTTAAACTGAATAATTTATCACATTTTTACCAGGTACCATAATTTAAAGAGTTTGTGTCACTCaatgcagtttttctttttcgtCTTTTCAAGAAAATCAAGTTTTGCTATCCCTGCAGAGTGGAGGAGCTGCTTCAGCAGTTGGCCAGCCTTCACGAGTCCATCAGCATGTCTCCTACACCTCCCTCACTGATCATAATTGACAGGCTGGAGGGCTACTTGTGCAGTCCTGTAGGCGGCCTCACCACTGGATTTTACCCAGGAGAGCTGTCCTGTGCAGCACACCTCTCTGCATTGCTGTGTGACACTGCTGCCTTCCTCACACAACTCCTGAAACAACGCTCCTCCAGTTCGGCCCCCTGCCGCTTCATAGCCTCCTTTCAGTCAGAAGTGGATACTGGGCAAGCAGGTGGAGAGGCCGCTGCAACAGATCCGATCCTTGATGTCCTTGATCGCTATTTCCAGGTTCGTTGTACTCTGGACAAAGACAGAAGCTATGAAGCTCCAGCAGCTGGACTACAGGAGGTGTGGCACATTTTCCTCTCCGGGACAGGGAACACACAACCCTCTTGTACCACAGACCATAAGGACAGGCTAAGTGAAAACCAAGAGTGGCAGCTGTTAATTTTTCCTGATGGATTAATGGAGTTTAAATTGGTTTGAATATGTTTGCCCCAATCACTTGAGCAGTGGGGGAGTTTCTGAGAGTCATTTTGTTCACGCAGGAACTAGTTTTGTTCTGAAAAGTGCTGATAAGTGTTTGGCATGGCTCAGCATTGTGTTAAAGCAGTTAGCGATTTCTAACAGTAATGCTTCAGTATAATAGAACCTGCTGCTCTTTATCTTGTCAGTTTCTCGTCGTTCCTGCTCAGAGAGCAGTCCTTGCCTTTTCTATGGCTGATATGATACCTCTGGTATTTCATCCAACCTTGTTGTCTTAATActgataaaatatgtttttatatgcCCTCCACCCTTTCACATATCAGTTAACAGGACCATGGTGGTTGTACATGTACAACATTTAATGagttgaaatgtgaaataaaaaagtacatAGACACAGGGTAATGGGTTTGTCGTATATTCAACAGTTGCTACAAAAGAAAATTCCAGGGCCCAAAGCAAAGTCTCagtttgggtaaaaaaaaaactgtttataaaaaataataaaaaatgtggatataatattattgtttgttctttttccaCATATACATCTTTTTAGTGGTCCTGGCCTTTAGGTGTGGAACTACTGATGCTGAAGTGAGGGAGACATTGGACTTCAATGGCTGATATCAATGTTAAAGTACTGTTACATTGtttaataaacaacaaaatcaaatgtacaGAATAACATTTGGGACGActcttcaaaatgaaaacaaggagTAAAATATAACTACACTCTAATGCAAACTAGTAAAATAATATATGAGGGGAGAAAAAGTCTACGAGAAATCATCACTTGTTGCTGTTTAAATCATGAAAGAATTTGTTAGAGACAATGACTTGGttgtgaatatatattttttctggtGATGCAGTTCGATATCTTTTGACAGTTGAACATTTCCTCCAGCAGCTTGACAGTTTTTGGTAAATGTAAGTCAAACCATAGCAATGTTCATTTGCTGGGGACAATTTTTTTACATTGGACTGATGTAAATGTGGGCGTTTGTATAGCAATACAATGGTGGGGAATAAATTCAGTACCTATGTTTGTTTTAATAGGAACACAGTGCAGAAGTTTTTAACCATGTTACATGTGCAGCAATAGGAATGCACGTGTTCCAGACTGAAATGTTGTGAATcgttttaaaatacatttagggTCCTCAGGATTTCACCTACTATCATCATAAAGGTCTAAGTCTGGATTCCTCCCATTCTTTGGTTTAAAGAGATTCCAGTTACCGATTGTTATGAAGCTAGCACTGTaaactttgacatttaaaaCTCAGATGGGGAACACGATTCACATGCTGAACATCAAATTCAGCATTGTCAAACCCATTGTCACTATAATGtaagcatttatttaaaaaacaaacaaatctgtgcTGCCTTCACTCCTCGTTATGGTAAGAGTTCACTTTGTCAAGTTGTGATTACTACAGAGGTGGTCATGGGCACTGATTTCACGATGGACAATATAACAGCATATCCACTGATCTGTGGTCAGGGATTGATGTGATGGGAGACAGGTAGACTGTAAAGTTAGATAAAAAACTAGATTCTGAACCAGATTTTTACATGGAAGTTGAGTTGAACACTATTTACAAGTCAGATAGGAGCAATAAAGATCATTCttataacattttaataacatcAGTATAGCCTCACACTGATGCTAGCATGGCTGTAGACAAGGATTAAGCTATATCAGGCTTTGGCTACACGGTCAACACTAAGGCAATGAGTCATtgttatttttggtcttttcttgagattttcttaaaaatacagaaaatattgAGTATCACCAGTCCTATACTTAAGTATGCTTCTGAATCCTTCGTACACCTTATTTACAGTTGACCTATGATAACATACTGTAGCTTAGGGGTGAATTCACTGCTCTGAACAgagttaatttttttaaattaatttttttaaagatttcttttgggctttttgtgcctttatgtagagataggacagtggatagagttggaaatcagggcgagagagaggggaatgacatgcgggaaaggagccacaggctgaattcgaacccgggccggcCGCTttgaagactatagcctccatacatgaggcaCGCGcattaaccactgcgccaccagtgccccgagagagagagagagagagttaattGTTTTAAGCCCCAGTCCATGTTCAAACTGTCCAGCCTTACTGCCTCTCAGCTGTCAACATCGTGGAAAGGATGCTGCCTCAACAAGAATGGTCTCACATGAGCAGGGATGTCATTCTTGTAATCATTGGCATAGATAACCATTTTTCCAATGTCATCTGCTCTGCTCATGGGGCTGTAATCCATAGAGACCCCTGAGTCAGCCACTGCCATGTAGGTGCATTCTGCAGGGCCTCTAGGCATCCAGGTATGGTTTGGGTACTCAAAGCTGGACTGCGATGATAGTCGACCTGACCCGGAGCTCTGCTGAACAGATCCCAGGTCAGAATGAGATTGAGAAGACACTGTCTTTCTGGAGGCAAAAAGCGCCTCAAGGGGCGACGCCTCCTCTAGAATGTCATCCAGGTGTTCATTGTTGCTGCAGTTATTGGCACTGAGGGTAACATATGCATCTTGAGATTCCAGAATGGAGGACTGGGAGCTGGGAACTGTGTCCTGTTGGAGCGCCCGTAAACAGTCCATTAGCCAGTGATCATGTGGCGGGGCTCTCCATCCCTCCGTCCCAGCTGAATCAACCATTtcagctgtctctctcttctccagcCTTTTCTTTACATCCATGGTGTGCTTTGCTCCTGTGGTCAAAGCCCTCGAGGCCTTTGGTGGCAGAGGCGGGGAAGGCAGTGAGGGGCACAGGCTCAGCTCTGAGAGGACTTCCAGGGGAGAAGGGCATTCTTCTGAGTTGAAAAAACCTCTAGTCAACCTGAAGCCTCCATTGGACTGGCCCAACCACTCCTGtacacaaaataacaaaggaTTGTGAACACTGTAGAAATGTCTTTTGTCCTTATTTTATTACAGATAATACTCTTATCATTTCCCAGTAATGCCTTGGTGTTGTCATttgtgaataaataataaattgtaaTATCTTACAAAGCAAGCCCTTAATTTCTCACAAAATGCCATCTTCAAATTAAGGTCTACTTCATTAGTTCATGTTCATCTTgtgcaaatgttagcatgctaacaaacaaaaaagttaaCCATACAGCAATATTTTAAACTACTAAAGATCAGTACGCATGTATTTTCACTGTGGTTATGCATGATGTTAATATACGCCTTTGTAGAGCCTCTAGCAAGGCTGTGCAGTTGTCTTGTCTGGCTTACCTCAAAGTCTCCACCATAGACAGTAAAAAGACCTTGGAACTTGCGGTCAGGAGTTGGAATATTTGGCCAAATTTTCTTTGcaagaaatctgaaaaaaaaaaatacagatgcagaaagttcagtttctcttttttttcatcaaacattACTGAAAAGTTTCTAGCAGCGGCACATAGAGTGGTAGATCTGCTATTTTGTCCTGCTTTATTTACCTGCGATGGTACAGGAGTATTGTGAGGGACACCACAATGAGGATGAAAGAGATGATGAGAGTCAGGGACACGATGAGTAGGTCAAGTTCTGGTGGAGGCACAGCATGATCATAAAACAATTAACTctgatcataaaaaaaatgaatgcaa from Labrus mixtus chromosome 20, fLabMix1.1, whole genome shotgun sequence carries:
- the swsap1 gene encoding ATPase SWSAP1 produces the protein MVLFVMADILALVFRTFMSKTGLKEDLKVAPPSPTSVGTLLLGDHSVSRSVLLLAAVTAAETGMKVMFFTATPIQSLPASLQKRIPSVSPESLKKIKFCYPCRVEELLQQLASLHESISMSPTPPSLIIIDRLEGYLCSPVGGLTTGFYPGELSCAAHLSALLCDTAAFLTQLLKQRSSSSAPCRFIASFQSEVDTGQAGGEAAATDPILDVLDRYFQVRCTLDKDRSYEAPAAGLQEVWHIFLSGTGNTQPSCTTDHKDRLSENQEWQLLIFPDGLMEFKLV
- the epor gene encoding erythropoietin receptor, producing MKCNHPSRFGTLYVIFCAMLASSIVHGARYFERKVSTLLNEVPENPKCFAEGRKDFTCFWEEDEERAGSVDQYSFTYTYQNEHSNRCPLRVLHAAGGKRLFMCHLNRTQMFVQMDIQVLREGTLIHNRSLLVELVFLLDPPANVTISRPGHQGQLYVSWMPPPLKYMDDSMIYEVSYATADSHVWQVDVAKASSSMILRGLQQSTNYKVRVRVKLDGISYNGFWSAWSDPVYMETLPAELDLLIVSLTLIISFILIVVSLTILLYHRRFLAKKIWPNIPTPDRKFQGLFTVYGGDFEEWLGQSNGGFRLTRGFFNSEECPSPLEVLSELSLCPSLPSPPLPPKASRALTTGAKHTMDVKKRLEKRETAEMVDSAGTEGWRAPPHDHWLMDCLRALQQDTVPSSQSSILESQDAYVTLSANNCSNNEHLDDILEEASPLEALFASRKTVSSQSHSDLGSVQQSSGSGRLSSQSSFEYPNHTWMPRGPAECTYMAVADSGVSMDYSPMSRADDIGKMVIYANDYKNDIPAHVRPFLLRQHPFHDVDS